The segment TTGAGCATATTTAAATAGATCGTTAAGTGTATTCTCAAGGTTTTTTCCATCATTTAAGCCAGGGCAAACAACAACTTGAGCATGGATTTGTAGATTTCGTTCTGAAAACCATTTTATTTGATTCATAATCAATCCAGCACGTTCATTCTTTAACATTTTTGACCTTACTTTTTCATTAGTAGAGTGAACAGATATAAATAAAGGGGAGAGTCTCTGAACCTCAATTCTTGACCAATCATTTTTGTTCAGATTAGTAAGTGTTAAATAAGATCCATATAAAAAACTCATTCTATAATCATCATCTTTAATGTATAAACTTTTTCTCTGTCCTTTTGGTTGTTGATCAATAAAACAAAATGAGCAATTGTTATTGCATTGATAGATACCATCAAAGAGAGCTTCTGTGAATGCAAGACCTAGATTTTGATCATTATCTTTTTCAAGTTGTATTTCATGTAATTTCCCATTTTTGTCAAGAACCTTTAGTTCTAGCTCTTCTTCAACAATTAAATATCTGTAATCAATTAGATCTCGTGGTTTTGTTCCATTTATGCTAATTAATTTGTCTCCAGGCTCAAATCCCAGCTCCTCGCCTATGGAGCCCGGTTCAACATGCTCCACTATTGCAGGCTTAATAGCTTTTACTCCCTTGGAATTCAGGGAATTTTCAGCAACTATTTTTTGAGAAGGCTCATTCCACACAGTTTAAGAGCATGAGATGTTCAGAGTGAATTTAATGGATAGTTGAAGATCAATGCTTAATTTCAATTGATCAACCCTATGCATAAATTTGTACTCATGTGCATAGGTTTTATCTTACTTTTCTATAAATATCTCCCTACCAGTTTATTTAATAAAAGGAGAAACTGCTGGCTAGCTAATTTGAATTTGCAACATTCTGAACAACTCTCCCTCCACTAAAAATCACGCTTGTTTCAATGACGTGTATTTAACGAACCCAAGGACGCTGCAATTTTGGGCTAGTTCACTTGTCGTGCTCCCTGTTTTTTTACAAGCACCATGGGTGCATTTTCAACCTTTGTCTGCCCTTTTGTTTACTTTTGTCCTTTTGGGAGTTGGTTTTTATTTAGGTGATTATTGTGATGGGAAATGGTCTCGCATTGGTTCACTTTTAGTAGGCGTTAGTGGAAGTTGGTTAGGTGGATGCCTGTTTTGGGGTTGGTTGAGAATGCATCCTGTTCTTCATCTTCCAGTCGAAGCTGTGGCAACTCCATTGGCTTTGATAGGAATAACGACTAAATGGCGAATAGGAGCAAGTTTCTATTTGGCTTGCTTGCTTGGGACAGCTTTTACAGATTTTATGATGGTTCTTACTGGAGTCATGGGTAAATGGCCTGAAGTTGTGAATGCATCTTTTGACAATGCTTCAAAAGCTCTGAACGAAACAGCATTAAATCTTTTGCACCCTTGGCCAATATTTTTGCTTTTAATTGCAGCTGTTTTCATATTCTTAATTTCAGATCAAATGCGTCAGAGAGGAAATATTGTTATGTCCTTAGAAGGTGCAACTTGGTTAGTAGCAAGTGCAGCATTAACAACTACTTTATGGGTTGATGGCTTGTTTTTATTAACAACTTTGCTTCAACCTAAATTAAGTGGATTGATTTGATTCATAAAGTATTTATGGATTTAAATAATTCCTATAAAATAATTCCTTCTAATTGGGATGTAATAGTAATAGGTGCAGGTGCAGCAGGTTTGATGACTTGCCTTGAAATGCCTGCGAATTTGAAAATTTTGCTTTTAAATAGGAATACAAGTAATAGATCGGCTAGCAGATGGGCGCAAGGAGGTATAGCTGCTGTTACCCGATCTGAAGATAGTCTGTCAAGTCATGCCGAGGACACTTTTAATGCAGGTGCTGGCTTATGTGATTTTGATTCAGTAAAGATGCTTGTAGATCAAGCACCGCAATGTGTTCAACGTCTCCTGAATCTTGGAATGGATTTTGATAGGGATCTCAATGGTCTTGCTACAACTTTAGAGGCGGCTCATAGTCATAGGCGTGTCTTACATGTTCAGGATCGAACAGGAAGAGCTTTAGTTGATGTGCTTCGTGATCAAGTCGAACAGCGTTCTAATATTCTTCATCGTCGGGGAGTTCGAGCTACTCAGCTATTAGTTGAAAATAATCGTTGTTTAGGTGTACAAGTTCTTGATGGACCTCTTTTGCATTGGATTTTTTCTAGAGCAGTGGTCCTAGCGACTGGGGGTGGCGGTCATTTATTTAAAAACACTACAAATCCTGCTCAAGCATCGGGCGAAGGTATTGCTCTTGCATGGAATGCAGGCGCAGCTATTGAGGATCTTGAATTCGTTCAGTTTCATCCGACGGCAATAAAACTTGACGATGCTCCATGCTTTCTAATTTCTGAGGCAGTAAGAGGGGAGGGGGCTGTTTTAGTAGATCGACAAGGAAATAGTCCTGTAAGCCATTTAGAAAGAAAAGATCTCTCCTCTAGAGATCAGGTAAGTAGAGCTCTTTTTCAAGCAATGCACCATCAAAAAATCGATCACATTGGTCTTGATTTAAGAAATATTCCTAAAGACAAATTAGAGATGCAGTTCCCTTCGATTCTTCAAAGATGTAGAGATCTTGGAGTTGATCCATTGACAAATTTAATACCAGTTGCACCAGCAGCTCATTATTGGATGGGAGGAGTATCAACAGATTTACAAGCGGCGACATCACTTTCAGGTTTATACGCTGTCGGTGAAGTTGCTTGTACAGGCGTTCATGGTGCCAATAGATTGGCAAGTAATTCCTTAATGGAATGCCTAGTATTTGCGAGGCAAATGTCTCTGATTGAATTAACAAATATCTCTGACACTTTAAGTATTAGTAAAAAAATAATTACTTCTAATCCTTCTATTCCATTGAGTGAAAATATAAATTCTAATTCTTTAATCTCTTCAATAGGTGATTTACGTTCTTTGTGCTGGAAAGAAGCAGGAGTAGATAGAACGGAAAAAGGAATGATT is part of the Prochlorococcus marinus str. MIT 0919 genome and harbors:
- a CDS encoding TIGR03279 family radical SAM protein, translating into MWNEPSQKIVAENSLNSKGVKAIKPAIVEHVEPGSIGEELGFEPGDKLISINGTKPRDLIDYRYLIVEEELELKVLDKNGKLHEIQLEKDNDQNLGLAFTEALFDGIYQCNNNCSFCFIDQQPKGQRKSLYIKDDDYRMSFLYGSYLTLTNLNKNDWSRIEVQRLSPLFISVHSTNEKVRSKMLKNERAGLIMNQIKWFSERNLQIHAQVVVCPGLNDGKNLENTLNDLFKYAQGNWPAVLSAAVVPVGLTRFRPDNDGLIPVSHECANTVINQVEKLQQTYKASLGSRFAWLSDEWYLLAEKPLPKREEYEDLPQEENGVGSIRSFLENLNKATQGLPKRIEKPRCCSWVVGKLVESALTPICEKLNRVGSLSIYLYGLPSNYWGQDKVVTGLLTGKDLIEGLHQKDLGEVLLLPSVMLKHQKDVFLDNMKVNEVSRVLNVPIEIVYGPIDFISKAIGIEEKSTIIN
- a CDS encoding DUF3120 domain-containing protein yields the protein MYLTNPRTLQFWASSLVVLPVFLQAPWVHFQPLSALLFTFVLLGVGFYLGDYCDGKWSRIGSLLVGVSGSWLGGCLFWGWLRMHPVLHLPVEAVATPLALIGITTKWRIGASFYLACLLGTAFTDFMMVLTGVMGKWPEVVNASFDNASKALNETALNLLHPWPIFLLLIAAVFIFLISDQMRQRGNIVMSLEGATWLVASAALTTTLWVDGLFLLTTLLQPKLSGLI
- the nadB gene encoding L-aspartate oxidase: MDLNNSYKIIPSNWDVIVIGAGAAGLMTCLEMPANLKILLLNRNTSNRSASRWAQGGIAAVTRSEDSLSSHAEDTFNAGAGLCDFDSVKMLVDQAPQCVQRLLNLGMDFDRDLNGLATTLEAAHSHRRVLHVQDRTGRALVDVLRDQVEQRSNILHRRGVRATQLLVENNRCLGVQVLDGPLLHWIFSRAVVLATGGGGHLFKNTTNPAQASGEGIALAWNAGAAIEDLEFVQFHPTAIKLDDAPCFLISEAVRGEGAVLVDRQGNSPVSHLERKDLSSRDQVSRALFQAMHHQKIDHIGLDLRNIPKDKLEMQFPSILQRCRDLGVDPLTNLIPVAPAAHYWMGGVSTDLQAATSLSGLYAVGEVACTGVHGANRLASNSLMECLVFARQMSLIELTNISDTLSISKKIITSNPSIPLSENINSNSLISSIGDLRSLCWKEAGVDRTEKGMIRAIRKIKKDLYFFNNEKLLDFIRNQTLDSCTHFNESSRKDLNLLLDLTHRQLTSLLMLQACLFRKESRGGHFRKDTPRKVPFWQCHSRQIKGKEISTRAVKFK